From Hypanus sabinus isolate sHypSab1 chromosome 26, sHypSab1.hap1, whole genome shotgun sequence:
ggtcttatggtctatttagTGTTGTGTTGTGAGTTGGCATCTGTGTAAAGGGAACAAGTTAATGCTTTGGGTCTGGGAGCCCTTGTCAGAATTGGGAGAGATGGAAAACAAATGAAatgtcagtgccagagacagaagGGTAGAGCTAACGGAATCGGTTTTATTCGCTGAGACCTAATGGGTTCCTGTGGCAGTGAGAGGCAGAGACTTTGACTGTGTTATGTCAGCAACAGATGAAGTGTGTCAACTGAGAGAGAAAAACTAGGCCAcggcacagagagattaataaCACTATTTTACAGTCTGTTCATTGTTCCTTTCTGACTCAGCAGCAAGAGGCGTCTGCCAACAAAGGAGGCACTGTACACTCGATAAAGGTTACAAGAAATTATTACAGTTATGTAcagaataaaatacagaaaataggattaaaagttcaaagtaattcgattgtcaaagtacagatatgtcaccatatacaaccctgggatttgtttgcttgcgggcattcacagcaaaCGCAAAGAAACACAGACTCATTGAAATACCACACGTGACAAAGATGGATAACCGACCAACACAAAtgttaacaaactgtgcaaatacaaaaaacactaataataaataagccttaaatattgggaacatgagctgagtgagcccataggttgttgaatcagttcagagttggggtgagtgaagttatccacactggttcaggagcctgatgtgtggaatcacttcagtgttgaggtgagtgaagttatccacactggttcaggagcctgatgtgtggaatcacttcagtgttgaggtgagtgaagttatccacacttgttcaggagcctgatgtgtggaatcagttcagtgttggggtgagtgaagttatccacactggttcaggagcctgatgtgtggaatctgttcagtgttgggatgagtgaagttatccacactggttcaggatcctgatgtgtggaatcagttcagtgttggggtgagtgaagttatccacactggttcaggagtctgatgtgtggaatcagttcagtgttggggtgagtgaagttatccacactggttcaggaacctgatgtgtggaatcagttcagtgttggggtgagtgaagttatccacactggttcaggagcctgatgtgtggaataagttcagtgttggggttagtaaagttatccacactggttcaggaccctgatggttgaggggtaaccgtccctgagcctggtggtgcgggtcctgaggctcctgtaccaccttccttcTTGTAAACTTCTGTCGATCTACCCGATGCAAGGACGCCAGGTACTACGGTGAATGGAACTTTAACTCTTTAAGTGACCAGAGACTCTCTTGGATGCTGCATCGGAGGTCTCTCTGGCTTTTAAAGCAAATACAGCTCTTTAACACAAATGCAGTCACGTACACCCGATACATGTGGGTTCAACCCCCTCGGTTTTCTGTACAGATGATGATTGTTAGCCATAAATTGTTCGTGTAACAGCTTAACTGCCCCTATATCGGGATACGGCCAGACACAcgcttataactcagagcctcctACCCTTGAAACAGGCATTCCTTTTAATGCTTATCTTGCAAGCgctacagtaagtacaaagaaggGTATGTCTCCCTACAGCAGTTAATCAAGCAATGATACAAGTTGCTTCAAAACAGGAACTGAAGTTAAACACAGGTCACATAATATCACCTGCTCAGCTTATCGTGTAAGAAACACTTGTGTTTCTATACTGTTTGCAAAGTCTTAGCCGCTGTGACCCTTACAAAATAGCCAGGGTCACAGGAGGCTTATGAGATGCTAACTCCTTAACATctcatcctgatggcagcagcgattGTATCCCATTGTATCTCTGTCCCTCCACCCGTTAttcctcccatccgtgtaccccACCTGTGtcccaccctcccccatcccccttgtCTTTCGTCCACTCCCCGACTTTCCAACCTTGCCTTcccccatcctccctctccccttgtttgtctctgtctctctctctctgtctccatctccaactCCGTGCACTGGTCGCACCCTAACAGAAGATTGCCACCTGCACGAAGAAATTGCCCCTTTTCCAACCCTTCATCATCCCTCTCATAACATTTACCCCTGTCCTTTTGTAGACAAACATGTTCTTGCCATTCTTTACTCTCAAGACTGTCGATTGCTGCTCACACTGTTCTCAAAACATTCCTGTGCACTGTCTCTGAACAGTTCCACGTCCCAGACTAACAAGCTTCCGTCTGGTGTTACATGTTTTAGCATATCCCAAGGAGGAATCAAGTTTCACTCTTTCCTTGCAGGGACAAATGGTAGCAGTGGCCCTGTCAGTCAGAAGAAAGTTAGAGAGGTTAAGGATATCAGTCCAGATGTCTGAAATGTGCTCAGTTAGAAGGTGAGGAACTATTCTGGCAGTTTGGGTTGAGCCTCACCTCAGAGACTAAAGTTATCTGATCTGagacactatcacatacttacTGAAGTTTTCTGTAAACTCCTTTAACAGGGTAGAACACGCAGAGGATTTGTGAATGGACAGCTCTCAAACACATCACGTCGGAGCTGCACTGTGGGTTCATCCCCACCTGACTGTCGTTGACCTTTGATACTGAAGGGAAGATGCTCGTCTGTTTCATTTCTGAGAAAAGGTCACAATCCACGGGGTGGTCCTTGTGGCCGTGAGAGCGTTCAAGTGCCCCGACTGTGGCAGGAACCTCAGCCTGAGGAGGGAGCGCCACCATCTCTCCATGGAAAACACAAACATGTACGTTCCCTTTTGATGAACCACCCTGGCGGGAAGCTATGTGGCTTTTCTTCACGAATTTGAAAGGGGAGCAAGTATTTCCATGACATTGGTGTGGATTGTTGTGAAGATTTCCTGTCCAGCTGGAATCTCACGTCATTGCTTTTTGCCGGAAATGAAGGTCAGTGTCTCGTGCGCCTGTTGGAAATCCATTGATGCCAAACCCTGAGGAGACACCAGCAGGTCCTCACTGGAGATCGGACACCCAACTGCCTCCGGTGTGGGaaggggattcactcagtcgtccACTCCGCCGAGAGACCATCCAGCCTCACTGAGAGCGGGAGGGGGCTCGCCAAGTAAGATGATGCCCCAGCGAGGCCATGCCGGGGGGAAGCTGTTTGCCTGCTCAGAATGCGGGAAGGGGTTCACACGGTCGTCCCACCTGCTGACGCACCAGACAgtgcacactggggagaggctgttcgcCTGCCCTGACTGTGGGAAGAAGTTCACCCGGTCATCGAGCTTGATGCGGCACCAGCAGTTCCACAccagggagaggctgttcacctgcacTGAGTGCGGGAGGGGCTTTATGCAGTCATCCGACCTGGTGAGGcaccagcgggttcacaccgGTGAAAGGCCGTTTGCCTGCACTGAGTGTGGTGAGAGATTCACCCAATCGTCCAGCCTGATATCGCACCAGCGTGTCCACACCGGGGTGCGGCCGTTCAGCTGCCCTGAGTGCGGGAAGAGATACGCTCGGTCGTCCAGCCTGCTGATCCACCAGCAAatccacaccggggagaggccgttcacctgctccgagtgCGGGAAGGGGTACAGCCGCTCCTCGGAGCTGCTGATCCACCAGCAAgtccacaccggggagaagccttTCCCCTGCTCCATCTGCGGGAAGCGGTTTACCCACTCGTCCAACCTGCTGATACACCAGCGCATTCACACCGGCGAGAGGCCATTTACCTGCTCCGAGTGCGGACGGGGGTTTGTTCAGTCGGCCCATCTCCTGAAGCATCAGCGCGTTCACACCGAGACGAAGCCATTCACCTGATCCTTGTGCGGGAAGGCGTTCGCCCGCTCGTCCCAGCTGCTGACGCACCGGCTGATTCACACCGCGGAGGGCTCGTTCGCCTGCTCGGTGTGGGACGATGTTAACTTAGTTCTGCCGCCAAGCGAAGAGCCGTCAAACTCACACTGAGGAGACCGATCAGGCGTGCTGCGTACGTTCATCATTGAACCATTACTGCTGCTGAGTCCATGCAGAGGACGGCTCTTACTGCTGCAGCTCAGGGCTTTCAGGATTGAAGCCTGATCGCTGGCCACAGCTCGGGTCTGTTTCTTCTCAAGTCAGTAACTACTATAACCAGGCTGCAGttcagcattctgtgtctgtaacaAATAAACCTGTTTTGTTTAAAACCCTGTGTCTTGGGTCTTTTACAAATCGAGAGGCCCCTCAGTCTAGTTGCTCCACACCAGCCTCTTCCCAACTCCTCTGCTTCCTGAGCCTGTCACCTCGACTGTGGCGTCGGCTGCCGAGAGCAGCTTTCCTGCATTAagagtcaggtttaatgtcactggcatactttgcaaaatttgttgttttgcagcagcagtgtgtTACAACACATAAtacaaactataaattacagtaagtgtataacGTATAATAAAAATTAGTAATGCAGAAGGAGAGGAAAAGAACAGtgttcatgtccattcagaaatctgaggacagaggggaagaagctgttccagaaatgctgagtgtgtgtcctcaggctcctgaacctcctcctcgATGGGCCAGCCTTTCAAATTGTCCCCAGGCGTAGCCTgtcgaagatccttcctctcccagggatgaggcctttgctgtttctgtagctctgggtttttaccgGATGGCATTGCCAACCCCATGCCCATCTTTGCGGCCGGCCTTGGCACCATCCTTGGTGGAGTTCTCCAGCTTACTGAGACGTCCTCCTGTTTTTCTCTCTTCTCCATTGAGCTTCCCCTTCCAGGCACTTGTGCAGGAGCGGCAGCTGGCACCCCATCCGCTCCAACTCTGCTGTTGTACCACATCGACCACAGGTCTGATTGTAACTTTCTGGTGACTCTCCGCCACCGCCCCCTCgcttatcaagaatctaccacTGCCTTAAAAAAATACTGAACTCTGCTTCCAGTGTCCTTTTGGAAAGAAACTTTGAATGACACCCGCATCTAATACCCTGGATAATTCTGAGCAGCATTGTGTATCAAACTGATCACATGTGCCTTACCATCTCCCCCCAATAGGCCTTCATCTCGCTAAATTTCTGTGTCCCCGATTTCCTCCAGTCGGATCTGCGTTCCGTTCATACTCTGGCCCTCAGCTGCTCTCCCCCGACCATCACGTCACAACAACAGTGAGCAGCTCTGATCTGGAAATGTGGATTTAATGGCAGCTTTCAAACAGGAATCGGATCTCCTTATAGAAAGAGAAAATCACCACTGGGCCTCGGGGAACAAGCAGGTCAACACAGGTACGCAGAGGCAattgtgggtgtgagtgtgtgtttctaaagcacatgaaatgctggaggaactcagcacgttaagctgcatctgtggagggaaatgtacaGTCGATGTcttgggctgaaacctttcaccaggacttggggaggggagaggggcagaagcCAAATGAGAAGGTGGTGAAGGAGCAGGAAGCTGAAGGATGAAACCAACTTTTGTAGTTTGGCACCAGTCCGTCAAGGTCCCTAATATGTTGTGGTccgtaaaagaaataaaagtataAGGGGTATCCTTACTATATTGttttatgtagaaaatgtgaccTTAATGTgaaatatgtacttatattatcatggagtcgtttttatattctgttacaactttaagcaagtctacagggagtttggcctcatcacctaggacatcaatagagtagctcctttgCAGCCAGCCAGCTCGTTTAAATAATATTAGCTctgctaatgaacgaatgacacctgttaaactcacctcaacatgtcttttacaatCATTTAACACACCGCGGTCAATAGAAAAGTCACtcttgcaaacagtgcagcgaacaatactgtcattatttttgacccctattggGCAGGGGTCACTTTAGTGtcgtctggggtgaagtacgttttatttTTTTTGCAACACTGCCATGACGCTACAGGAcagtaaactgaactgatggacgatgaaagagagagagaggtcgacaGAGAGGCCCAAGGAGagaactgataggtctacttagcacaaagacagaccatttccgggatattgtatataatttgtgggtGTCAGGGAGGCACTATCAATATGCCGGAAACTCCCagaacttttttttatatatattacaaaatcctttattacaaatatcggtgctatacaatatatacaaaacagtggcaaacacaattactgcactacaaatagacaatagacattacaccagaatgttgccatccctatctacgatggcatttacatcccgcggagcccaacggtctcgaaactcctccaaggccgctgtggactgcgcgtgttccttttcaatagttacccgggcatgaacataccccctaaacatcgccaggcagtctgcccggggagatcctcctgccacccgtttccaagacccacggatggcggatttcgccagccccaggagcaagttgactaggacatcctcatccctccttgcccccttccttagaacttctgggagaggtggggtgtgtgtgtacataAGCTATCTTAGGTATTTATAgttattgtaattttttaaaattattattgggTCTTTGTTTTTTGTggatttttttgtgctgcatcacatTGGAGTCACAATTACTtcactctcctttacacttgtgtccaGGAAATGTCATTAAACAATCTTGTATCTTGAACTAGACTGATAAGCAGATGAAATGCTGCTGTTGCTGACCAAATCGAAGATAGTGAGGAGTCATTGTGAAGGAGTGAGAATGAaagtctggttgaatggtgtcacaacaacaacttctcactcaaagCCTGCAAAGTTACAGAGTTGATTGTTTCCATGAATAATAATCAAGGATCTTTCCGTGATTCTCGAATCTGCTTGTCCCTCCtcaatgatctctctcctggTGCTTGTCCCTGTCAGCAGAAAAAGTGCCACACCTGCTCCTCCTCCCacgccaccattcagggccccaagcagtctttccaggtgaggcaacacttcacctgtgagtctgtcgggGTCGTTTGCTGTATTGGGTGCTCCCTGGTGTGGCctcttctacatcagtgagacccaacatagttTGGGGAGCCGTTTCATCAAGcacattcatctcatgttctcaatatttattcattctttattttttccttttctttcttttcgtatttgcagagttttattttgcacactggttgttgtctgccctgttgggtacAATCTTTCACTGATTGTATTGTGACCGTTgtgtttattgtgaatgcccacaagaaaatgaatctctgggttgtatatggtgacatattatgtactttgataataaattttactttgaactcagGAAGGTGTTCAACAAGGTTCCCACTTTTTAGGATCTTTCATAAAGTGAGGAGGTGTGGGATCCGAGTTAACTTGCTCGTGTGGATTCTGAACTGGCTTGCGCACAGTAGGCAGAGGCTGCTtatagatggagcatattctgtctggaggtttatgaccagtggtgttccacagggatctgttctgtgacaccaccctcccccccccccccccagctcgtGGCTTCTATAAATGCCTTaggtgaggaagtggaaggaagggggggggggtgttaataagtttgcagatgatatgaaggtcgATGGTGGCGTGGAAAAATGTAGATTCGAACAGCAGGAAGAGGTGGGCTGATGAGTGGCAGGGAGAGTTCAATCTGGGGAAGAGTGGAGTGATTCACTTTGAAGGTCAAAGTGTGAGGTTACTGACAGGATTGTTAGAAATGTAGATGAACAGGGATTTGGGGTTCACGTCACATGATCTCTGAATGTTGATGCacaagttgataaggtggttacgAAGGTGTGTGGTGTGCAGgcctcattagtcaggggattgagttcaagagccgcaagATAATGTTCCAACTCTTTAAcattctggttagaccacacttgtgttcatttctggtctcctcattataAATGGCTGTGAAAGTTCTGGAGAGGTGCCGAGACTGACCAGGATATTGGCTGAACTGGAGTGCATCTCTGATGAGGAGTGGTTGAATAAggtaggacttttctctttggagtgaaggaggatgaggttTACGCAATAGAGATGCATGAGACacagacagaatggacagccagtacATTTCCCCACAGCATCAATGTCTAATACACAAGGGCATCATTtgaaggtcctgatgaaggatctcggccctaaacatcggctgtttactctcttccctcgatgttgcccgacctgctgagatcctccagcatttcgtgtgtctctacttcctgaggagactgaggtactttaatacctgccggacgatgctgaggatgttctacgagtctgtggtggccagtgctatcatgtttgctgctgtgtgctggggcagcaggctgagggtagcagacaccaacaggatcaacaaactcattcgtaaggccagtgatgttgtgggggtggaactggactctctgacgatggtgtctgaaaagaggatgctgtccaagttgcatgccatcttggacaatgtctcccatccactccataatgtactagttaggcacacgagtacattcagccagagactcattccaccgagatgtaacactgagtgtcacaggaagtcattcctacctgtggccatcaaactttacaactcctcccttggagtgtcagacaccctgagccaataggctggttctggacttatttccatttgggatgataaacttattattatttatggttttatattgctatatttctacactattcttgtttGGTGCTACTGTAAGGAAACCCAATATTCCAAGGGATCAATAGTCTGTCCGTCTTGCTTTGGATTtaaagcatctgcagtttttctcgtgtttatagttttaaggtgatttttGTAAAGTATAGGGGTAATATCGGAGTTAGGTTCTTTGGGATCGGTAGTGTGTGGATAGCACTGTGGTGCGTAGTGATCGAGGCAGATCCTTCGGCGACATTTCAGATAGCATCTTAGGCACTTGGGTGACAGAAACAGAGAGGGAAGTGtggaaggaaagggttagattgatcttagaacaaGCTGAAAGGTCGGCAGAAGGGTTTGAATTGTGCTGTTCTCTATTCCACGTTCCTTTCCACAGACTGCATGCCTCACCTTGCGGGGTCATCGCGTTCCACCTATGGTGCACAAGGGTCGTTTGTCCTTATGAGTGTTTGCAACATTTTCTGTTCTTTTATTTCTAATTTCCAGCTCATGTTTTGGTTTTCACACGTACTTTGCTGTGTTAGATTAGCGACCGAGTTCTCCACAGAACACACTGACTGTTTTGTGCTTTCAGAGACTTTAAACACGTCTGCGTCCGAATGCGCCGCCGGTGACACTGGGAGCCGAGTGCGCAGGCGCCGAAAACCGGAAGTCGCGCCGGAAAGGGGCTCGTGCGCTGAGTGGACAAAAGCGCGGGCGGAGTCGGCGGCAGGTAGGAACGGGACGCGGGCGGCAGATTATCAGCATTGGGGTCTGTCCTGGAGCAGTCTGTGGTGGGGAAAAATCAGTGCGGCCTTCGGATATACACACTGGCACAATCCCGgccctcccactctcccttcaGCCTTCGGTCCGCCTGCTGACCGAATGTGCTGACACCATCTGGGCCCAGAGACCACAAGGCGCATGCGCGTTTCTTGGAGTGGTGGATAGATCGGTTTCTTGTTCGCGGGGGGTTATGGGTAAAGAGGCAGCCATCGGCGACTGGTTGGGCGCTTAGGAACATAAATAGGTGAATGTGTGAACTAAAGAATTACCGATACTGGACTCTTGGATTAAAAAATaacgctggaagaattcagcttTTCATAGCGTCAAAGAGTCTAGAAATTGTCTGCACATTCTATCAGTCCTATTTGTTCACATTTGGCCCATAGCCTTCCAAATTTTTTCTATCTGGATGGGCATTAACATTGCTAATGTGACTGTCCCAGCCTCTATTTCAGATAGGTCGTTCCAAATACTCACCACCCATTGCAAGAAGCAGCTCCCCTAATGTCCTTCTTAAGTATTTTTCCTCTGATCCTTAAGCTATGGTCTCTTGTCTTTAGCATACTTTTTCCAGGTTAAAGTCTCTGTGATTTCACTCTGTCTGCGctcctcataatcttatagaccAATGTCAGGCCACACTTGATTGTCCAGAGAATACAATCCTAGTCTTTCCCTTATAATTTAGACATTCAAGCCTAAACAATATCCTGGTCAGTAGGTAGTTCATTctttcagaatctggtttattatcaccgtcatgtatcatgaaatttgttaacttagcagcagcagttcaatgcaatgcataatatagaagaagaagaagaagaaaaaaaagtgaataaatcaattgcagtatacaCATATTGGACCAATTAAAAATTATGGAAAAAGaactaatatatattaaaaaagtgaagtagttttcacaggttcagtgtccattcaggaatcatatggcagaggggaagaagctgttcctgaatcgctgagtgtgtgcctttaggcttctgtaccttctgcttgatggtcacagtgagaaaaggacatgccctgggtgctgcagGCACTTTTTCTAGTTGAgtaaaatctttcctgtaacagggtgaccagaactgtacacaatactctttaagtgaggcctcatcagcatCATAATTTCTAAACTCTATACTAATTGCCCGAaccgatgaaggccaatgtgccaaacaccaccttcaccaccctgtccacccGAGATGTTGCTTTCTGTAAATTGTGCACTTTGCACTCCCTGGTCCCTCTGTTCCATGACACTCCCTAGGTCCCAAATATTCACTGTGTCAGTCCTACCCTGGTCTGatcttccaaaatgcaataccgtGGGTTTATTGTGATGGAAAGCCATTTGCCAATCCTCAGTGATTAGGATTCCCCTGTAATTTCTtgtaaccttcctcactgtctacagTACCCGCTAtgttagtatcatcagcaagtttagtaAGTGCGGTTTGTGCATTTACACATGAATCTGGGGAGTCAAATAGCATAAGTCAAGGTTTTGGGTTATTTCTGCACGGAGGTTAAGAGGGAAGAGCAAAGATTGCCAGGATGTATTTGGAtgcagagtgggagagagggttgCTCTGTGAAATGGTTGCCTAAAGTCCCTTCCAGAAGTTCAACTGTACCTCTTCCATCCTGGTCTACTGTATTAAGAGCTTTTGGTTGAGCGTCATTTTCACTCCCCCACCGACCTCCACTGTCTTTCTCCAATGCTTTGGAGAGGCTACGTGCAAATTGGATGGATAATATTTCAAATCCTGTCAAAGGTATGAACAGTGACTTTTCCTATTTGAAGTAACCTCCACTCTCTGCGTTCTCCTGCACGCACTCACCTTTCAAAGGTGCAGCAGTTCATTTTATTACTAAAGTGTGAATGCAGAATGCAACTCCGAGATTCGTCTTCTCTAGATAGCCACGACACAAAGAAACAACAGGAAGTAGTTGAAACAAAATGACATAATCTTCCccccaacacaaaaaaaaacaaaatctcaCAAACCCCAAGCTGCCAACCCCCACCCTTCCACAAAAGAGTAACATATCGCTCACCTGGAAGACAACAGCTAGAACATCGAACCCCaaacctcttcccctctcccaaacTCACCTCGAAGTTTGAAGTActgtaatttattatcaaagtatgtagatatcaacatttactaccctgagattccattttcttgcagacattcacagtagggaaaagaaatacaaaagaatcacAGAAAAATTGCtcgcaaacaaccaatgtgcaaaagaagacaaattgtgcaaatacaataagtaaataaattcgtaaataatactgagaacaccagttgtagagtccttgaaactgagtccgtAGATTGTGGAAtatttcagagttgaggtgagttaaGATGGATAGACACTTTAtcaatcccaaaggaaattacagtgtcacagataTACAAATGTTAGGAGAGAAGTAAGAATGAAAATTAAGTTAACTCGAGCAGTAGAGGGTCATcgcttccccagctataggttgactcgttatagagcctgatggctgagggtaagaatgacctcacatAGCACTCTTTGAAGCAGcgtagttgtcttagtctatcatTAAACATGCTCCTcggttcagccaaggtggcatgcagagggtgagaaacattgtccagaattgccaggattttccatcgggtcctttgttctaccacagcctccagtgtgtccagtttgactcctataacagagccggcctttctaat
This genomic window contains:
- the LOC132381646 gene encoding gastrula zinc finger protein XlCGF7.1-like — translated: MMPQRGHAGGKLFACSECGKGFTRSSHLLTHQTVHTGERLFACPDCGKKFTRSSSLMRHQQFHTRERLFTCTECGRGFMQSSDLVRHQRVHTGERPFACTECGERFTQSSSLISHQRVHTGVRPFSCPECGKRYARSSSLLIHQQIHTGERPFTCSECGKGYSRSSELLIHQQVHTGEKPFPCSICGKRFTHSSNLLIHQRIHTGERPFTCSECGRGFVQSAHLLKHQRVHTETKPFT